Proteins from a single region of Hydrogenimonas thermophila:
- a CDS encoding aldo/keto reductase yields MKHFNNIGFGTYRISIKNNEQVESLSYALKNGITVIDTSTNYASGEAEQAIAKAFQNSGVDREEVTIVSKAGYIQGNLLKQVQNGIVEVFDLVPYQEGCYHSIHSDFIKDQISASLQRMETEYIDTYLLHNPEYFLMHHIEREDQVEDARKEMNRRILEAFIALEEEVQNGRIRSYGISSNSFAKSPDSLHFLPYTHLLDLAEEAKAETGSSKHHFNTIQLPINLLETEGLKCAAWAKSKGLKVLANRPLNAFDKKGMHRLASYEKPVEYENTKDALLTVADKYSLSDLRSVVTDLDAITARFTWPGAAEEALQRHTIPFIQGVLAQIPDKRVKSEIIPLLNPFLKNWFEMVKHICSHKTLGYLHDKGFSHIDNPIQHHAIKWLMNRPEIDTVLLGMRSVPYVKEALTLL; encoded by the coding sequence ATGAAACATTTTAACAATATAGGATTTGGTACATACCGTATAAGTATAAAAAATAATGAGCAGGTAGAATCTCTTTCTTATGCTCTAAAAAATGGTATAACTGTTATTGATACATCAACAAATTATGCTTCAGGAGAAGCAGAGCAGGCAATTGCAAAAGCATTTCAAAACAGTGGAGTAGATAGAGAGGAAGTAACTATAGTATCAAAAGCTGGATACATTCAAGGAAATCTTCTTAAACAGGTTCAAAATGGAATAGTTGAAGTTTTTGATCTTGTTCCTTATCAAGAGGGGTGCTATCACTCTATTCATTCAGATTTTATAAAAGATCAAATAAGTGCATCTTTACAACGTATGGAAACTGAATATATTGATACCTACCTTTTACATAATCCAGAATATTTTCTTATGCATCATATAGAGAGAGAAGATCAGGTTGAAGATGCAAGAAAAGAGATGAACCGCAGGATTCTTGAAGCATTTATAGCTCTTGAAGAGGAGGTTCAAAACGGAAGAATCAGAAGTTATGGTATCAGTTCTAACTCTTTTGCTAAATCTCCTGACTCTCTTCACTTTCTACCATATACTCATCTGCTTGATTTAGCTGAAGAGGCTAAAGCTGAAACAGGCAGTTCAAAACACCATTTTAATACCATTCAGCTTCCAATCAACCTATTGGAAACAGAAGGACTTAAATGTGCGGCATGGGCAAAATCTAAAGGATTAAAAGTACTAGCAAACCGTCCACTTAATGCATTTGATAAAAAAGGAATGCATCGTTTGGCTTCATATGAAAAACCGGTTGAATATGAAAATACAAAAGATGCTCTTTTAACAGTTGCCGATAAATACTCTCTAAGTGATTTACGTAGTGTAGTTACAGACTTAGATGCCATAACAGCACGTTTTACATGGCCAGGAGCAGCAGAAGAGGCACTTCAAAGACATACCATTCCTTTTATACAAGGAGTTCTTGCACAAATTCCAGACAAAAGAGTCAAATCAGAAATTATTCCTCTTCTAAATCCATTCTTGAAAAACTGGTTTGAAATGGTTAAACATATATGTTCTCATAAAACGCTTGGTTATCTGCATGATAAAGGTTTTTCACATATTGACAATCCCATTCAGCACCATGCAATCAAATGGC
- the purN gene encoding phosphoribosylglycinamide formyltransferase, whose protein sequence is MVNKVKIVVLFSGNGSNLENLIKHFHCKRFGDKETQIIPITNRPNAKGIERAKKYGINTTIIDHKEFESRESFDAELVKVIKSIEPSLVVAAGFMRILTPVFTEQIRAINLHPSLLPLFKGANAIEESFNSQMRVGGVTVHWITPELDGGEIVEQGCVKKIRGETLEEFRQRIHDLEYTILPASIKYILNL, encoded by the coding sequence TTGGTTAATAAAGTAAAAATAGTTGTTCTGTTTAGTGGAAATGGCAGTAATCTGGAAAATCTTATTAAACATTTTCATTGTAAGAGATTTGGAGATAAAGAGACACAAATCATTCCCATAACAAATAGACCGAATGCAAAAGGAATTGAACGGGCAAAAAAGTATGGCATCAACACTACTATAATAGACCATAAAGAGTTTGAAAGCAGAGAATCTTTTGATGCAGAGTTGGTAAAAGTCATAAAATCAATTGAGCCATCTTTGGTAGTAGCAGCAGGTTTTATGCGTATTTTGACACCTGTTTTTACTGAACAGATAAGAGCTATCAATTTGCACCCCTCTTTATTGCCTCTATTTAAAGGAGCAAATGCCATTGAAGAGAGCTTTAATAGTCAAATGAGAGTAGGAGGCGTTACTGTTCACTGGATCACACCTGAACTAGACGGGGGAGAGATTGTTGAACAAGGCTGTGTTAAAAAGATAAGAGGAGAAACTCTTGAAGAGTTTAGACAAAGAATTCACGATTTAGAATATACAATTTTGCCTGCAAGCATCAAATATATTTTAAATCTATAA
- a CDS encoding methyl-accepting chemotaxis protein: MYIPEFIRKMRLSVMFSVLIAGAMIVISTAIYWYQFEQNKKALQNNLYSEATSILNFADVLLDSRNEKFFSGESTEVPQIIQNEIFKKFTEVSQGKVFFKEASKHPMNPANKALPFEAEVIDYFQSHKDQKEHERQVVLNGKEYYMLARPMIAEERCKLCHPTWTPGDVIAIESTRIDLSDFKEALSKNILFAVLNWLFSIAVILLVIHLLFKEVVAKRLEKLLEIFGLVERGKLAIDDILGKDGNIDPKSKNEIDQLFSHLKQMVDSLRPVIMKVVTQSKNVAFEASYGVVTLKQANDLVSNQTKEIEVVADSLQNIDKMNESLNKQLEELVLQIDQTVGLVADGKKQMDYNASETEQASAALESTVNVIEELRNFSGEVSKTIDAISDIADETNLIALNAAIEAARAGEHGRGFAVVAEKVRQLAEISMENAKNTRQIIQSMVNSIDSVVKSAKSTQEIFGCLRESAKKIDAYFTQIENTQKITIETMHHFGNEFEEEKRAFHEILEKLDTVTKRNSDILNSSKNIESVMTLIAEESAELKVLSDGFETVKNKRNVPRTIVSPPIYTEIVLENGTSMPGYIFDISEKGISFYSIEKDSPCKNLDLHGTRGKIKLEKDVNGIKDISFQIVYKSEPKLGGVCFCGAKKIG, from the coding sequence ATGTATATACCAGAATTTATAAGAAAAATGCGATTATCTGTTATGTTTTCAGTACTGATTGCGGGAGCAATGATAGTCATCTCAACTGCTATTTATTGGTATCAGTTTGAGCAAAATAAAAAAGCTTTGCAAAACAACCTTTACAGTGAAGCTACAAGTATACTAAATTTTGCTGATGTTTTGCTTGATAGTCGCAATGAAAAGTTTTTTTCTGGTGAATCTACAGAAGTCCCACAAATAATTCAAAATGAAATTTTTAAAAAGTTTACAGAAGTTAGTCAAGGAAAGGTATTTTTTAAAGAAGCATCTAAACATCCAATGAATCCTGCAAATAAAGCACTTCCTTTTGAGGCTGAAGTTATTGACTACTTTCAGTCTCATAAAGATCAAAAAGAGCATGAAAGACAGGTTGTTTTAAATGGTAAAGAGTACTATATGCTTGCACGCCCTATGATAGCCGAGGAGCGTTGTAAATTGTGCCACCCTACCTGGACACCTGGTGATGTTATAGCAATTGAGTCTACAAGAATAGACTTAAGTGATTTCAAGGAAGCCTTAAGTAAAAATATTCTATTTGCAGTATTAAACTGGTTATTTAGCATAGCAGTAATTTTATTGGTTATACATTTGCTGTTTAAAGAAGTTGTAGCTAAACGTCTTGAGAAACTACTTGAAATTTTTGGACTTGTAGAGCGTGGAAAATTGGCAATTGATGATATATTGGGTAAAGATGGCAATATAGATCCAAAAAGTAAGAATGAGATAGATCAGTTGTTTAGCCATTTAAAACAGATGGTTGATTCACTTCGACCTGTAATTATGAAGGTTGTTACCCAATCTAAAAATGTTGCATTTGAAGCTTCTTATGGTGTAGTAACACTTAAGCAGGCAAATGATCTTGTAAGTAATCAGACTAAAGAGATAGAGGTAGTTGCTGACAGTCTGCAAAATATTGATAAGATGAATGAATCACTGAATAAACAACTTGAAGAGCTTGTTTTGCAGATAGATCAAACAGTAGGTCTTGTTGCAGATGGTAAGAAGCAGATGGATTATAATGCAAGTGAGACTGAACAAGCCTCTGCAGCACTTGAATCAACAGTAAATGTAATAGAAGAGTTACGAAACTTTTCTGGAGAAGTGTCAAAAACTATAGATGCAATTTCAGATATTGCAGATGAGACAAATTTGATTGCTTTAAATGCTGCTATTGAGGCAGCACGTGCTGGTGAGCATGGACGAGGCTTTGCTGTAGTTGCAGAAAAAGTGCGTCAATTGGCTGAAATATCTATGGAGAATGCGAAGAATACCCGTCAAATTATACAGTCTATGGTAAACAGTATAGATAGTGTTGTAAAAAGTGCAAAATCTACTCAAGAGATTTTTGGTTGCTTGCGAGAAAGTGCTAAAAAGATTGATGCCTATTTTACACAAATAGAGAATACACAAAAAATAACTATAGAGACTATGCACCATTTTGGTAATGAGTTTGAAGAGGAAAAACGAGCATTTCATGAGATTTTGGAAAAACTTGATACAGTTACAAAAAGGAATAGTGATATATTAAATTCTAGTAAAAATATTGAATCAGTAATGACACTAATTGCTGAAGAGAGTGCAGAATTGAAAGTATTAAGTGATGGTTTTGAAACTGTTAAAAATAAGAGAAATGTTCCAAGAACAATAGTTTCTCCTCCAATCTATACCGAGATAGTTCTTGAAAATGGAACAAGTATGCCTGGTTATATTTTTGATATTTCTGAAAAAGGTATATCTTTTTATAGTATAGAAAAAGACAGTCCTTGCAAAAACTTAGATCTTCATGGAACAAGAGGTAAGATTAAGTTAGAGAAAGATGTCAATGGTATAAAAGATATTAGTTTCCAAATAGTCTATAAGAGTGAGCCTAAACTAGGTGGTGTTTGTTTCTGTGGAGCTAAGAAGATAGGTTAA